The following are encoded together in the Herpetosiphonaceae bacterium genome:
- a CDS encoding IS3 family transposase: protein AIFEYMEVFYHRQRRHSALGYLSPAEYEARSSELPAPAQVA from the coding sequence GCCATTTTTGAGTACATGGAGGTGTTTTATCATCGACAGCGGCGGCATTCGGCACTTGGCTACCTGAGTCCCGCTGAATATGAAGCTCGCTCTAGCGAGCTACCAGCCCCAGCACAGGTAGCATAA